From one Cyanobacterium stanieri PCC 7202 genomic stretch:
- a CDS encoding glycerol kinase (PFAM: FGGY family of carbohydrate kinases, N-terminal domain; FGGY family of carbohydrate kinases, C-terminal domain~TIGRFAM: glycerol kinase~COGs: COG0554 Glycerol kinase~InterPro IPR005999:IPR018483:IPR018484:IPR018485~KEGG: tpt:Tpet_1364 glycerol kinase~PFAM: Carbohydrate kinase, FGGY-like~SPTR: Glycerol kinase;~TIGRFAM: glycerol kinase) produces MNKYILAIDQGTTSSRAILFQKNGHVVATAQEEFSQYYPNPGEVEHDPQEIWQSVLSVVEGVCDKANVEKKQIEAIGITNQRETTVVWNKETGKPIYNAIVWQDRRTSGTIDDLKSRELQKEVKMRSGLLLDAYFSGSKVEWILDNVKGARKLAHTGKLAFGTIDSWLIWNLTGGKTHITDVGNASRTLLLNVNKVQWDVLLCELFDVPMDMLPDLCDSSGIVAYTDPAIFGEEIAIAGIAGDQQAATFGHTGFHPGIAKNTYGTGCFLISPTGKELVPSEKSLLSTICWGLKGEITYGLEGSILAAGSAITWLRDGLGLIKSASEVSELAESVPDTGDVFFVPALAGLGSPYWDQYARGTIVGISRATTKAHIARATLEGIAFQVYDVVRSLEKESNTPLELLKVDGGAARSDFLLQFQADLLGVPVERPAGVELTARGVAYFAGLATGYWSDLQEIQQLETTTTTFKPKISESERNALTSRWADAVERSHRWA; encoded by the coding sequence ATGAATAAGTACATTTTAGCGATAGATCAAGGAACAACAAGTTCCAGGGCAATTTTATTTCAAAAAAATGGTCATGTTGTGGCCACTGCCCAAGAAGAATTCTCTCAATACTACCCCAACCCAGGGGAGGTAGAACATGATCCCCAAGAAATTTGGCAATCAGTTTTATCAGTCGTTGAGGGGGTTTGTGACAAAGCCAATGTGGAAAAAAAACAAATAGAAGCCATTGGCATTACCAACCAAAGGGAGACAACCGTAGTATGGAATAAGGAAACGGGTAAACCCATTTATAACGCCATCGTATGGCAAGACAGACGCACTTCTGGCACCATTGATGACCTGAAATCCAGAGAATTACAAAAAGAAGTCAAAATGAGGTCTGGACTTCTATTGGATGCTTATTTTTCTGGTAGTAAAGTAGAGTGGATTTTAGATAATGTCAAAGGGGCAAGAAAACTCGCCCATACTGGGAAACTCGCCTTTGGTACCATTGACAGTTGGTTAATTTGGAATTTGACTGGGGGAAAGACACATATTACCGATGTGGGTAATGCTTCTCGCACTCTTTTACTAAACGTTAACAAAGTGCAGTGGGATGTGCTTTTGTGTGAATTGTTCGATGTACCCATGGATATGCTTCCCGATTTATGTGATTCTAGCGGTATTGTTGCCTATACAGATCCTGCTATTTTTGGGGAAGAAATTGCGATCGCCGGTATCGCAGGAGATCAACAGGCGGCTACTTTTGGGCATACGGGTTTTCATCCGGGTATTGCCAAAAATACCTATGGCACAGGATGCTTTTTAATTTCTCCCACAGGCAAAGAGTTGGTACCCTCAGAAAAAAGTCTCTTATCCACCATTTGCTGGGGCTTAAAAGGCGAGATCACCTACGGCTTGGAGGGGAGTATCCTTGCGGCAGGATCCGCCATTACGTGGCTCAGGGATGGCTTAGGATTGATCAAGTCGGCTTCGGAAGTTTCGGAGTTGGCGGAGTCAGTACCCGATACGGGGGATGTGTTTTTCGTTCCTGCCTTGGCTGGATTAGGTTCGCCCTATTGGGATCAATATGCCAGAGGTACCATTGTGGGTATTAGTCGGGCAACTACCAAGGCACACATTGCGAGGGCAACCCTAGAGGGAATCGCTTTCCAAGTTTATGATGTGGTGCGTAGTTTGGAAAAAGAATCTAACACCCCCCTCGAACTTTTGAAGGTGGATGGTGGTGCGGCGAGAAGCGATTTTCTGTTACAGTTTCAAGCTGATTTGTTGGGGGTACCTGTAGAACGTCCTGCTGGAGTGGAATTGACCGCTCGGGGAGTGGCTTATTTTGCTGGTTTGGCAACGGGTTACTGGAGCGATTTACAAGAAATTCAGCAGTTGGAAACCACGACGACGACTTTTAAACCGAAAATTTCTGAGTCCGAAAGGAATGCTTTAACCAGTCGTTGGGCGGATGCTGTGGAGCGATCGCACCGTTGGGCTTAA
- a CDS encoding hydroxymethylbilane synthase (PFAM: Porphobilinogen deaminase, C-terminal domain; Porphobilinogen deaminase, dipyromethane cofactor binding domain~TIGRFAM: porphobilinogen deaminase~COGs: COG0181 Porphobilinogen deaminase~InterPro IPR000860~KEGG: cyt:cce_4378 porphobilinogen deaminase~PFAM: Porphobilinogen deaminase~SPTR: Porphobilinogen deaminase;~TIGRFAM: porphobilinogen deaminase): MTASNDSERTIVIGTRKSNLALVQTYWVKKELESHFPDVDFEVEKMSTQGDKILDVALAKIGDKGLFTKELELGMINNEVDFAVHSLKDLPTNLPDGLMLGCVSKRVNPADALVVNEKHKDKQLDTLPEGSVIGTSSLRRLAQLRHHYPHLTFKDVRGNVNTRLAKLDAGEYDAIILAVAGLERLDMSDRIHQVIPSEISLHAVGQGALGIECRTGDERVLEIIKAIQDQDTLDCTLAERAFLRVLEGGCQVPIGVNTSIEGDQLTLVGMVASLDGKQLLKDKVTGDRTNPEKIGQELAEKLKAQGAGEILAAILAEVGR; this comes from the coding sequence ATGACCGCATCTAATGATAGTGAGCGTACTATTGTAATTGGTACTCGTAAAAGTAATTTGGCTTTGGTTCAAACCTATTGGGTAAAAAAAGAGTTGGAGTCTCATTTTCCTGATGTGGATTTTGAGGTGGAAAAGATGAGTACCCAAGGGGATAAAATCCTTGATGTTGCCCTTGCCAAGATTGGTGATAAGGGTTTGTTTACTAAGGAGTTGGAGTTGGGCATGATCAATAATGAGGTTGATTTTGCTGTGCATTCTTTGAAGGATTTACCTACTAATTTACCTGACGGGTTGATGTTGGGATGTGTCTCGAAGAGGGTTAATCCTGCGGATGCTTTGGTGGTGAATGAGAAGCATAAGGATAAGCAATTGGATACTTTGCCTGAAGGTTCGGTAATTGGTACTTCTTCTTTGCGTCGTCTTGCTCAATTACGCCATCATTATCCCCACCTTACTTTTAAGGATGTACGTGGTAATGTTAATACTCGTTTGGCGAAGTTGGACGCTGGGGAATACGATGCTATTATCTTGGCTGTGGCTGGGTTGGAAAGGTTGGATATGAGCGATCGCATCCACCAGGTTATCCCTAGCGAAATTTCTCTCCATGCCGTTGGACAGGGTGCTTTGGGCATTGAATGCCGTACGGGAGATGAGCGGGTGTTGGAAATTATCAAGGCGATTCAAGATCAAGATACCCTTGATTGTACTTTGGCTGAAAGGGCTTTCTTGAGAGTATTAGAGGGTGGTTGCCAAGTGCCTATCGGAGTTAATACTTCCATTGAGGGAGATCAATTAACCTTAGTGGGTATGGTTGCTAGTTTGGATGGTAAACAATTACTTAAGGATAAGGTTACGGGCGATCGCACCAATCCTGAAAAAATAGGTCAGGAGTTAGCCGAAAAACTCAAAGCACAAGGTGCAGGGGAAATCCTCGCCGCTATCCTCGCAGAAGTAGGGCGTTAA
- a CDS encoding protein of unknown function DUF307 (PFAM: Domain of unknown function (DUF307)~COGs: COG3304 membrane protein~InterPro IPR005185~KEGG: cyh:Cyan8802_1150 protein of unknown function DUF307~PFAM: protein of unknown function DUF307~SPTR: Putative uncharacterized protein) encodes MSLLGNIIWLIFGGFLSGLGYIIGGLTICLTIIGIPFGIQAIKLGVATMTPFGRRDYVSPDYSNFINTVFNVIWLILFGWEIAVSHLIHGLILAITIIGLPFAKQHFKLIPIALFPFGRELK; translated from the coding sequence ATGAGCTTACTTGGTAACATTATCTGGTTAATATTTGGTGGTTTTTTGAGTGGCTTAGGCTACATCATCGGAGGCTTAACCATCTGCCTAACCATCATCGGTATCCCCTTCGGTATTCAAGCCATCAAGCTAGGAGTTGCCACCATGACTCCCTTTGGCAGAAGAGATTACGTATCCCCCGACTATTCCAACTTTATCAACACAGTATTTAACGTCATCTGGTTAATTCTCTTTGGTTGGGAGATAGCCGTATCTCACCTTATCCATGGTCTAATTTTAGCCATCACCATCATTGGTTTACCCTTTGCCAAACAACACTTTAAACTCATTCCCATCGCCCTATTTCCCTTCGGAAGAGAACTTAAATAA
- a CDS encoding D-fructose 1,6-bisphosphatase (PFAM: Fructose-1-6-bisphosphatase~COGs: COG0158 Fructose-1 6-bisphosphatase~InterPro IPR020548:IPR000146~KEGG: syn:slr0952 fructose-1,6-bisphosphatase~PFAM: Inositol phosphatase/fructose-16-bisphosphatase~SPTR: Fructose-1,6-bisphosphatase class 1) → MTVTQPELIIPEYSLDRDCTTLSRHVLQQLQSFSPDAQDLSSIMNRIALAGKLIARRLSRAGLMTGALGLTGDTNVQGESVKKMDLYANDVFISVFKQSGLVCRLASEEMEKPYYIPENCPIGRYTLLYDPIDGSSNVDINLNVGSIFAIRQQQGEDSDGEAQDLLTDGSKQIAAGYILYGPATVLVYTIGKGVHSFFLDPSLGEFILAQENIQMPDHGSVYSANEGNFWQWEEQIRDYIRYVHRHEGYTGRYSGALVGDIHRILMQGGVFLYPGSVDNPDGKLRLLYETAPLAMIMEQAGGKASTGEQRIMDYIPSKLHQRTPAILGSRKDVDLVLSFINDKGER, encoded by the coding sequence ATGACAGTCACTCAACCTGAACTAATTATCCCAGAATATAGCCTTGATAGGGATTGTACAACCCTATCCCGTCATGTCTTACAACAACTACAAAGTTTTTCCCCCGATGCCCAAGATTTAAGCTCCATTATGAATCGCATCGCCCTAGCAGGAAAACTCATCGCCCGTCGCCTTAGTCGGGCAGGATTAATGACAGGGGCATTAGGCTTAACAGGAGATACCAATGTACAGGGTGAATCCGTCAAAAAAATGGATCTCTATGCCAACGACGTATTTATTTCCGTATTCAAGCAAAGCGGCTTAGTCTGTCGCCTTGCCTCCGAGGAAATGGAAAAACCCTACTATATCCCCGAAAATTGTCCCATTGGGCGATATACCCTTTTATATGACCCCATTGATGGTTCTTCCAATGTAGATATAAACTTAAACGTTGGTTCTATTTTTGCCATTCGACAACAACAAGGGGAAGACTCAGACGGAGAAGCCCAAGACTTGTTAACCGATGGCTCAAAACAAATCGCCGCAGGTTATATTCTTTATGGTCCTGCCACCGTATTAGTATATACCATCGGTAAAGGGGTTCATTCCTTTTTCCTCGATCCTAGTTTAGGAGAATTTATCCTTGCCCAAGAAAACATCCAAATGCCCGATCATGGTTCAGTATATAGTGCCAACGAGGGAAATTTTTGGCAATGGGAAGAACAAATAAGAGATTATATCCGTTATGTTCATCGCCATGAAGGTTATACAGGGCGATATAGTGGGGCATTAGTGGGTGATATTCATCGCATCCTTATGCAAGGGGGAGTTTTCCTCTACCCCGGTAGTGTTGATAATCCTGACGGTAAACTGCGTTTACTCTACGAAACAGCACCCTTGGCGATGATTATGGAACAAGCAGGGGGTAAGGCATCCACAGGAGAGCAAAGAATTATGGACTATATTCCTTCTAAATTGCACCAACGCACCCCTGCTATTTTGGGGAGTAGGAAAGATGTGGATTTAGTTTTGTCTTTTATTAATGACAAGGGCGAAAGATAA
- a CDS encoding methylglyoxal synthase (PFAM: Diacylglycerol kinase catalytic domain; MGS-like domain~TIGRFAM: lipid kinase, YegS/Rv2252/BmrU family; methylglyoxal synthase~COGs: COG1597 Sphingosine kinase~InterPro IPR004363:IPR005218:IPR001206:IPR011607~KEGG: syn:sll0036 methylglyoxal synthase~PFAM: diacylglycerol kinase catalytic region; MGS domain protein~PRIAM: Methylglyoxal synthase~SMART: diacylglycerol kinase catalytic region~SPTR: Uncharacterized protein sll0036;~TIGRFAM: methylglyoxal synthase), with protein sequence MSNNIALIAHDNKKNDLVNFVQQHRDFFARYHLIATGTTGTRIEQETQLSVEKLASGALGGDVQISARIVEDDIVAVIFLIDPLYAQPHEPDIKALLRICEVYNVPLATNLATAKAIIQSLSKARVGHLIFNPVAGQGNPEQELDKIKQLLQSEIHLNVIFTKPNVSVTQQAKDIVTKIKQEKETDDHFIIASGGDGTVSEVAAALIGTGIPLGIIPRGTANAFCAALAIPADIDGACNTICRGVSQVIDTAVCNDELPMLLLAGVGFEAETVAKADREMKNRLGVMAYIFAGIQQAKEQQLFEAEIEIDGEVNTIEASAITIANAAPPTSVLAQGAGEVDFNDGLLDITIASSQTTLQGIGVITSLFTSGLVKNPSNHDNVAHFQAKNIKVTTNPEQRVVVDGEIVGNTPIEIKCVPNSLNVYVPIQNP encoded by the coding sequence ATGTCCAATAATATCGCACTCATAGCCCATGACAACAAAAAAAATGATTTAGTCAATTTTGTTCAACAACATCGAGATTTTTTTGCCCGTTATCATCTCATCGCCACAGGTACCACGGGGACAAGAATTGAACAAGAAACTCAATTATCCGTAGAAAAATTGGCATCAGGGGCGCTCGGGGGGGATGTCCAAATTTCTGCCAGAATTGTAGAGGATGATATTGTGGCAGTAATCTTTTTAATCGATCCATTATACGCCCAACCCCACGAACCTGATATAAAAGCATTGTTGCGCATCTGCGAAGTTTATAACGTACCTCTTGCCACCAACTTAGCCACCGCAAAAGCCATCATTCAATCCCTCAGCAAAGCAAGGGTAGGACATTTAATTTTCAATCCCGTGGCAGGGCAGGGTAATCCCGAGCAAGAATTAGACAAAATTAAACAATTATTACAATCAGAAATACATCTCAATGTTATTTTTACCAAACCGAATGTTAGTGTAACTCAACAAGCGAAGGACATCGTTACTAAAATAAAGCAAGAAAAAGAAACCGATGATCATTTTATTATCGCTTCAGGGGGAGATGGCACTGTTTCAGAAGTGGCTGCAGCACTCATTGGCACAGGGATTCCTTTGGGTATTATTCCCCGTGGCACTGCCAATGCTTTTTGTGCGGCGTTGGCTATTCCTGCGGATATTGATGGGGCGTGTAACACCATTTGTCGGGGTGTCTCTCAGGTGATTGATACGGCGGTGTGTAATGATGAACTGCCTATGCTGCTTTTGGCGGGGGTTGGGTTTGAGGCGGAAACTGTGGCAAAAGCAGATCGAGAAATGAAAAATCGTTTAGGGGTTATGGCTTATATTTTTGCGGGAATTCAACAGGCAAAGGAGCAACAATTATTTGAGGCAGAAATAGAAATTGATGGGGAAGTTAATACCATCGAAGCCAGTGCTATTACCATTGCTAATGCGGCACCGCCCACCTCGGTTTTGGCACAAGGCGCTGGAGAGGTTGATTTTAATGATGGTTTGTTGGATATTACCATCGCCAGTAGTCAGACTACTTTACAGGGTATTGGGGTGATTACCAGTTTATTTACTTCTGGATTGGTCAAAAATCCTAGTAACCATGATAATGTGGCTCATTTTCAGGCAAAAAATATTAAAGTGACTACCAATCCAGAGCAAAGGGTGGTGGTTGATGGGGAGATTGTGGGTAATACGCCCATTGAAATTAAGTGTGTGCCGAATAGTTTAAATGTCTATGTGCCTATTCAAAATCCATAA
- a CDS encoding cobalamin-5'-phosphate synthase (PFAM: Cobalamin-5-phosphate synthase~TIGRFAM: cobalamin 5'-phosphate synthase/cobalamin synthase~COGs: COG0368 Cobalamin-5-phosphate synthase~InterPro IPR003805~KEGG: cyh:Cyan8802_1196 cobalamin 5'-phosphate synthase~PFAM: cobalamin-5-phosphate synthase CobS~SPTR: Cobalamin 5'-phosphate synthase;~TIGRFAM: cobalamin 5'-phosphate synthase): protein MIIILNSLLSAIAFYTIIPIPRGINLNFQKIPLWLGWIGLLIGGYLIVIDYALNIISIPSLTKAGLVVGGWIYITGGLHLDGVMDTADGLATQNPEKRLQVMADSVTGAYGVMAGIFVIGLKIFALSDISSTPWLAVLLASSWGRWAQLGAIALYPYLKEKGKGQFLKQSLNLPQDWFIGSLFIIPLVLMQISVLHQPWQTILTVNISSATIALLVGLWFRWQLQGHTGDTYGATVEWTEVFILCTMTVFF from the coding sequence ATGATAATTATTCTTAATTCTCTTCTAAGTGCGATCGCCTTTTACACCATAATTCCTATTCCGAGGGGCATAAATTTAAATTTTCAAAAAATCCCTTTATGGTTGGGATGGATTGGTTTATTGATAGGAGGATATTTAATTGTCATAGATTACGCATTGAATATTATATCTATACCATCTCTGACAAAGGCTGGATTAGTTGTGGGGGGGTGGATATATATTACAGGAGGATTACATCTTGATGGGGTAATGGATACGGCGGATGGTTTGGCGACACAAAATCCCGAAAAGCGTTTGCAAGTAATGGCGGATAGTGTGACGGGTGCCTATGGGGTGATGGCTGGTATTTTTGTAATTGGTTTAAAGATATTTGCCCTCAGTGATATATCCTCTACCCCTTGGTTAGCGGTACTTTTGGCTAGTTCTTGGGGTCGTTGGGCGCAATTAGGTGCGATCGCCCTTTATCCCTATCTCAAAGAAAAAGGCAAAGGGCAATTTCTCAAACAATCCCTAAACCTTCCCCAAGACTGGTTCATCGGTAGCTTATTTATTATTCCCCTTGTACTAATGCAAATTTCCGTCCTTCACCAACCATGGCAAACCATTTTGACGGTTAATATATCATCAGCCACTATTGCCCTTTTAGTAGGGTTATGGTTTAGATGGCAACTACAAGGGCATACGGGAGACACCTATGGAGCCACTGTAGAATGGACAGAAGTTTTTATATTATGTACCATGACAGTCTTTTTCTAA
- a CDS encoding hypothetical protein (KEGG: cyt:cce_1644 hypothetical protein~SPTR: Putative uncharacterized protein) — MTNHHNYCSLPAPCVIESGILVNKEDIKKLINDLTHVHYIHTLDGKVQNEGKGWILEVFNDASQATMVVNSSLYINIQSFDYLQINQVSPQEAHFDLVQDNRTLRLIPLVRANQESSLNKDLSFESLEAMLNEVLAAKLDVQLDDDF, encoded by the coding sequence ATGACAAATCATCACAATTATTGTTCATTACCAGCACCATGTGTTATTGAATCAGGCATTTTAGTTAACAAAGAAGACATAAAGAAACTAATCAATGACCTAACCCACGTTCACTATATCCACACCCTTGATGGTAAAGTCCAAAACGAAGGAAAAGGCTGGATTTTAGAAGTGTTCAACGATGCCAGTCAAGCCACCATGGTAGTCAACAGCAGTCTCTACATCAACATTCAAAGTTTCGACTACCTACAAATAAATCAAGTATCTCCCCAAGAAGCTCATTTCGATTTAGTTCAAGACAATCGCACCCTCCGATTAATTCCCCTAGTTCGTGCCAATCAAGAATCTTCCCTGAATAAAGATCTCAGTTTTGAAAGTTTGGAAGCCATGTTAAATGAAGTTCTGGCCGCCAAACTAGATGTACAACTAGACGACGATTTTTAA
- a CDS encoding tRNA-guanine transglycosylase (PFAM: Queuine tRNA-ribosyltransferase~TIGRFAM: tRNA-guanine transglycosylases, various specificities; tRNA-guanine transglycosylase, queuosine-34-forming~COGs: COG0343 Queuine/archaeosine tRNA-ribosyltransferase~InterPro IPR004803:IPR002616~KEGG: cyc:PCC7424_3227 queuine tRNA-ribosyltransferase~PFAM: Queuine/other tRNA-ribosyltransferase~PRIAM: tRNA-guanine transglycosylase~SPTR: Queuine tRNA-ribosyltransferase;~TIGRFAM: queuine tRNA-ribosyltransferase; tRNA-guanine transglycosylase, various specificities) produces the protein MNFSYTSIASCSHTKARAGIFHTPHGIVETPKFMPVGTVGTVKGITPAQLKDAHAQMILGNTYHLHIRPGEDIVKKAGGLHGFMNWEQPILTDSGGFQVFSLAQMRKISEEGVKFRSPKDGKIINMTPEHSIHIQNALGADVIMAFDECPPATATREEVITATERTYRWLKRCMDAHQKPDQQALFGIVQGGIFQDLRNQAAHDLTQLDLPGYAIGGVSVGEKPELIHEIVRQTTPLLPVHKPRYLMGVGTYKEMVIAIASGIDLFDCVIPTRVGRHGAALVQGERWNLKNARFKEDFTPLDPECSCYTCQNFSRAYLNHLLRAHEMLGYILISLHNIHEMINFTNKIRASIINDTFLDEFGHWL, from the coding sequence GTGAACTTTTCTTATACCTCCATCGCCTCTTGTTCCCATACCAAAGCCCGTGCCGGGATATTCCACACTCCCCATGGCATTGTCGAAACCCCCAAATTTATGCCTGTGGGTACCGTTGGCACAGTCAAAGGCATTACCCCTGCCCAACTCAAAGATGCCCATGCTCAAATGATTTTGGGTAATACTTATCATCTCCATATTCGCCCTGGGGAAGACATCGTCAAAAAGGCAGGAGGTTTACATGGTTTTATGAATTGGGAACAACCCATTCTCACTGATTCGGGCGGTTTTCAGGTGTTTAGTCTTGCCCAAATGCGCAAGATTAGCGAGGAGGGGGTGAAATTTCGTTCTCCCAAAGATGGAAAAATCATTAACATGACTCCCGAACATTCCATCCACATTCAAAATGCCCTCGGTGCAGATGTCATCATGGCTTTTGATGAATGCCCCCCTGCCACCGCCACCAGAGAGGAGGTAATCACAGCCACCGAAAGAACCTATCGCTGGTTAAAACGTTGTATGGATGCTCACCAAAAACCAGATCAACAAGCCTTATTCGGTATTGTCCAAGGGGGAATTTTTCAAGATTTGCGTAATCAAGCCGCCCATGATTTAACCCAGTTAGATTTACCCGGTTATGCTATTGGTGGGGTGAGTGTGGGCGAAAAACCTGAGTTAATCCATGAAATTGTCCGTCAAACTACTCCCCTTTTACCTGTCCATAAACCCCGCTATTTGATGGGTGTTGGTACTTATAAAGAAATGGTAATTGCGATCGCCTCTGGTATCGATTTATTCGACTGTGTCATTCCCACCCGAGTAGGCAGACATGGTGCCGCCTTAGTACAAGGGGAACGCTGGAACCTGAAAAATGCCCGATTCAAAGAAGATTTTACCCCCCTCGATCCAGAATGTAGCTGTTATACTTGCCAAAACTTTAGTAGGGCATATCTTAACCATCTCCTACGCGCCCACGAAATGCTCGGTTATATCCTCATTTCCCTTCACAACATCCACGAAATGATCAACTTTACCAACAAAATTCGGGCTTCTATTATTAATGACACGTTTCTTGATGAATTTGGACATTGGTTATAG
- a CDS encoding Rhodanese domain protein (PFAM: Rhodanese-like domain~COGs: COG2897 Rhodanese-related sulfurtransferase~InterPro IPR001763~KEGG: cyt:cce_3318 thiosulfate sulfurtransferase~PFAM: Rhodanese domain protein~SMART: Rhodanese domain protein~SPTR: Thiosulfate sulfurtransferase), whose protein sequence is MGQHQSIVSAEWLKDNLNNPDIKIIDCRFRLPDANWGYQQYNHSHIQNAYYLDLNDHLSQIVTTHGGRHPLPDISLLATKFEQLGIIKNKTTVVVYDDSRFAFSARLWWLLHYLGHDQVFILDGGWQHWQQLNYPTDNVIPPDGNGSFVPVPNLDLTVDIEQIKQCQTSPDTAIIDARSGDRHLGKTEPIDPIAGSIPHSHNVFWQENTTPEGFLKSSSELKKIWKPYLNYQQIIAYCGSGVTACVNIFALKSIGYHNCKLYVGGWSDWCSYLQKSTNLVTHY, encoded by the coding sequence ATGGGTCAACATCAGAGCATAGTCTCGGCAGAATGGCTCAAAGATAACCTAAACAATCCCGACATCAAAATTATTGATTGTCGTTTTCGTCTCCCAGACGCTAATTGGGGTTATCAACAATATAATCACAGCCATATTCAAAATGCCTATTATTTAGACTTAAATGATCATCTTTCACAAATAGTTACTACCCACGGCGGTAGGCATCCTTTACCTGATATATCGTTATTAGCCACCAAATTCGAGCAACTTGGCATTATCAAAAATAAAACAACCGTTGTTGTTTACGATGATTCTCGCTTTGCTTTTTCCGCTCGTTTGTGGTGGTTATTACATTATTTGGGACACGATCAGGTTTTTATTCTCGATGGTGGTTGGCAACATTGGCAGCAGCTTAATTACCCTACTGATAATGTCATTCCTCCTGATGGTAATGGTTCATTTGTTCCTGTGCCTAATCTTGATTTGACTGTGGATATTGAACAGATCAAACAGTGCCAAACATCCCCAGATACAGCGATTATTGATGCTCGTTCGGGCGATCGCCACTTAGGCAAAACAGAACCCATCGATCCCATAGCAGGGAGTATTCCCCATAGTCATAACGTCTTTTGGCAGGAAAATACAACCCCAGAAGGATTTTTAAAATCCTCATCAGAACTAAAAAAAATCTGGAAACCCTACTTAAATTATCAGCAAATCATCGCCTATTGTGGCTCAGGAGTGACAGCCTGTGTCAACATATTTGCCCTCAAAAGCATTGGTTATCATAACTGTAAATTATATGTAGGAGGATGGAGCGATTGGTGTTCCTATCTTCAAAAATCAACAAATCTTGTCACTCACTATTGA